The DNA sequence GGGCAAGGTTATCAAGCGACCAACAGGCAGCTGCGCCTCCGCTGATCGACGAGAGCATCGTCTCCAAGTCTAATCCTGCTTTGTACCCGTACAGCAATGCTTCACAGACACCGGCCATCGTTCCAGCGATCGTGATTTGGTTACACATCTTGGTGTGCTGTCCTGCGCCCGCGCCGCCCTGATGCACGATATTACCGCCCATCGCGTCAAAGAGGGGCATGACCGTTTCAACGGCATCGGCATCGCCGCCCACCATAATGGAAAGCCGCGCTTCCCGTGCACCAACATCGCCACCGGAAACCGGAGCATCAATCGAAGAGACACCCAACGGTTTCGCTGCTGCGTAAATCTCTTGCGCCAACGAAGGCTCAGTGGTTGTCATGTCAACAATCAAACTGCCAGACTTCGCGCCTTTCAAAATGCCATTATCGCCGAGATAGACTTCACGTACATCGGGCGGGAACCCGACGATGCTGAAGATAACATCGGACGCTGCGGCAACTTCGCTCGGTGAATCTGCCCATGAGGCTCCATCATCAAGCAGCGGTTGCGCTTTTGCTTTGGTTCGATTGTAGACCGTCGCTGAATACCCGAGGTCCATGATATGTTGACACATCCAGCGTCCCATCACGCCTGTACCAACCCAGCCAATTTTTGTACTCTGTGGATCAATTGTTGTTGCCATAATTTTATCTCCTTAGAATTAATTATAGGTTGTGGTTCATGTTAAGAAATCATCCAACAGAAACCGAGTTTTTTCAAAATTCGGTTTCTCTTAGCGTTTTACACTTTCTTTTTCTATGACCCTCGTAGGTCGGACACCAATGAACTGATGCACAATTAGAGCCAACCATTCGCCCGATACCAATCTGCCGTTCCCTGAATCCCGTTTTGAAGGGTATAGGTTGGGCGATAGCCGAGTTCCTTTTGTGCCTTTGTGCTGTCACAGATCCAAAATCGCTGCTTCAGATCTTGGACTTTTTGGCGATTCAAAGTTGGAGTTTGGCGCGTAATTTTCGCTGCAGCCTCCGCAAAGATTGAAATAAAATCCAACAAGAAAAACGGCACCTTCAGCTTAATCGGACGCTTTTCCAGTGCATCAGCAATTACGCGCTCAATCCCCCTCCATGTATGAATATCACCATCTGTCAAAAAATAGGTCTCGCCGATTGCACGCTCGGATGCAGCAGCAGTATAAATACCTGCTACCAAGTCTTTCACATGCACCAAACTCAACAGTTTATCGGCATCACCGAGGATTGGTATCACTCCACGATTAATCATCTGAAAAAAGAGAAAGATGTCTGCATCCCTCGGTCCATAAACCGCCGGTGGACGAATAACTGTNACAATCATCTCGCCTTTGAGTTTGCTGCTTCCGTAATCCGTTAGTGGCTGCGGGGTAACATCTTCCGTGTTCGGTGTTGCGTCGCGACTTGGACCAACTGCAGCGAGGCTGCTGCAGTAGACAAACCGATCTAAACTTGTCTGTACACCTAAACACGCTTCAATGAGACGCTTTGTTCCTTTAGCGTTGACTCGGTCATAGGTTGCAGCGTCCGGCGCTTTGGTCAAACCGGCGAGATGAAAAACCAAATCAACACCTCGAATATGCTCCACCAGAACATCGAAGTCGTGCAAATCACCAATGACCAGTTCGACCTGCGACGATTTCGATGTAAGGAGATGATCGAGCCAACGCAGATTGCTCGTTTTACGGATTAAGCAGGTGACATGGTAGCCTTGATCGACAAGGTGCTCGACCAGATGGCTGCCGATGAAACCTGTGCCACCGGTGACATAAGCCTTCATAAGTAGAGCGTAAACGGACTCATAAACTCCGCGTGAGTTTATTCCTCGATTTCCTCATTTTCTTTTCGATGTCGGAGGTCCTTCGTCAATTGCGACATCAAAACAATGCCTCCAACCGCGACGCCGCAATAGGTTGTGAAGAATCGTGTGATTAGGGCATACAGGCCAGTTGCTCCGGCAATTCCTCCGGAGACGAGGAGTGGCTTCATCAGAATCGCAATTAAAAACTCTGAAATGCCACTTGCGCCCGGGCTAGGGGCGAATATGGTCACAAAACTGATTATTACTTGGACCGCAATGACATGCCAAAAAGGAGCGTCTCCTCCCAAGGCGCGAACAACAACATAACCACCGACGAACCGACTCATATAAATACCCATCGTAAAAACGAAACTCAACAGGCAGACTAATTTATGTTCAGTGACAAACATACGAGTGAATGCTTTGTGCTCCCCAATCACGTTTTCGAGGGTGAGAATCAGGCGGTCCAGGAGATTTGCAGCAAGTCGAAAGCCACGTCGTTCTGGCAGTTGGATACGGGTCAGAGGAAGCAATATTGTTTCTGGTTTGATGAGCAAAATGAGAAAGACAGAAAGGGTAAGCGCAAACATCAACAGGCTATATTGACTGACAAGCGTAATCGCTTTGGGAAGAAAGTCGGGCGCACGCTGCACAACATACCCTGTCGAAAGCATAAGAAACGTCAGTGTGCCAATGAAGCTGATGACGCCGGTGGTCACAGTTCCTGAGAACGGGACACCCGCCCGATTAAAAATATAAAGATGCCCAAGGCCCCCAGTTTGAAAGGGTGTGATTCCTCCGATACATATGGTTGCCAAATTGGCTCGTAGACCGTGCAGAAATGTCACGTGCGGTGACATCTTCCGCACAAAAATATAGAGACGTGCACCGCCTGATAACCAATCGCAGAACATGAAAAGCGCTGCGAGAAGTAAAAATCTCCCGTCCATTGAGCGTAAGACAACCCCGATATTCGCAGTATCGCTCCGTAAAAAGCTAAGATATAATCCAATAATTGTGCATAGAATAAAAATAAGTATGCCACGAGCGAAATTTTTCGGATTGAGCGATCTGCTAACGAATTCCTTCATACACTGTTTCCTTGGTACATACCTGTTTCAAAGCAGATTGGTGTGCCAACTTTGAATTGATGGATTGGAGTCTTAACCAATGGCGCTAGTCTGCAGCTGTTGATAATGTGATGCGTGAAACGTCAAAACCATTGGTTAATCGGTTCATTTAGCTCCAGAGGGGCGACATGTCTATAGTACACGGATAAACAAAGACCCTAAAGCCCCAGAGGGGCGACATGTGTATCCGAAGGGTGGAACGTCCGGAAAATGAATGAACCAACCGACTAATGAATCAATGAACTCACCGATAAATCGGGGTTCAAAGCGACTTGAACAATGTGGAAACGACTTTCTCACTAACTAGCACCAAGGGTTACTATAGGATGCAGGCTTGACATAGCAAACTTCAGGGCAATGAGGGCTTTTACCAAAAAATCCTTTAGGTCTAAAGCCCAAGCATTTGTGCTTTGGATACAGATTGCTTTAGCACGGTTTTGCGTTNNNNNNNNNNNNNNNNNNNNNNNNNNNNNNNNNNNNNNNNNNNNNNNNNNNNNNNNNNNNNNNNNNNNNNNNNNNNNNNNNNNNNNNNNNNNNNNNNNNNNNNNNNNNNNNNNNNNNNNNNNNNNNNNNNNNNNNNNNNNNNNNNNNNNNNNNNNNNNNNNNNNNNNNNNNNNNNNNNNNNNNNNNNNNNNNNNNNNNNNNNNNNNNNNNNNNNNNNNNNNNNNNNNNNNNNNNNNNNNNNNNNNNNNNNNNNNNNNNNNNNNNNNNNNNNNNNNNNNNNNNNNNNNNNNNNNNNNNNNNNNNNNNNNNNNNNNNNNNNNNCGTGTGTCTATACGGGAGACGGATATTCTCAAAGCAATGCGAGAATCCCAATCCTTGAGGGTTGGGAGTAGGTCAAAAATCAATCCAATACCGAGAAATCGGTTTCCCGGAACTGTTTGAAATCCCTTGGCTTGCCAACTTGCCACCATTTTGCTCAATGACGCGTGCAGAACCAATGTTATCGGTATCGCAAGTCAGCAACACGCGATTCAGTCCTAAATCTCTGGCTCTTTCCAGTGTCAACGCAAGTATGCGTGTCCCGTATCCTTTCCGTCGTGCCGAGGGGCGAATCACATATCCGATGTGGCCACCCTCATGTTCCAAAGATGTCGTCAACCAATGACGGAGCCGGCTTTCACCGATAATCTGAGTGTCATTTGTCATAAGCCAGAATGTAGTACTTGGGACGTAACCGGGCTTGAGTCCGCTGTTTTGATTTTCTTCATCAAGGCGGCGAATATAGGCAGGGAAACTGTTTTCGATAAGATCACGATCGTTTTGGAATCGGTTTTCACCTGCTACCCAAGATTCTTTCGCCCAAAATTCTTCTGCCATTGATAGGTATTCAGATTCAAATGCAATAGAGGGTTGGATCAGTGTTGCTCCCTTGCAGCTCATCATATTAATTCTAAAATCTACCATATTTACTTAATCTCCAAGTCCAAGCGAATATTCAACGGCATCGCTGAATGCGTCAACGCACCAACGGAGATAAGGTTTACACCTGTTGCCGCAACGGCTTCGACCTGATCTAATGTAATGCCCCCTGATGCTTCGGTGAGAACGTCCTTATCAATTTCTCCAACAGCAGCCTTCATAAAATTGACCGGCATATTGTCGAGCAATATGATGTCCGCGCCTGCCGCCTGCGCTTCTGCGACTTGGTCGAGTGTATCAACCTCAACTTCGATCTTCATTGTGTGAGGCACAACCGACCGAGCTTGTTCGATTGCCTTTGCAACTCCCCCAGCAGCGACAATGTGATTATCCTTGATCAGCACACCATCGTAAAGCCCGAAGCGGTGGTTATGGCCGCCGCCGAGGCGAACTGCGTACTTTTGCAGAACTCGCCAGCCGGCGGTGGTCTTTCGAGTATCAATGATTTTAACATCGTATTGGGCTGTAGCAGCGACAAACTGTGTGGTTAATGTAGCAGTCCCCGAAAGGCGCTGCAGAAAATTGAGCGCAATACGTTCACCGGTAAGGATAGATTTCGCGCTCCCTTCCACCGTCGCAATTGGTGTTACGCATCCGACGCAATCGCCGTCAGCGACAAGCATCTGGAAATTAAGATCCGGATCAAGCTTTTCAAAAACACGCTGTGCAATCGGCAGCCCAGCAATTACGCCTTCAGTCTCGGTGAGGATTGTGCCTACCCCTTGCTGCAATTCGGAAACTGTGGATTCGGTCGTAATATCGCCAATACCGATATCCTCTGCGAAGGCTAATTCTATGAGCGGATCGATTGAGCGGAAGTTTAACATAAGCGAAAACCTAATGCGTATTGCGTAATTTGGGCGTAAAGTTATGTTTCATGCCTGATACTGTTTTGTACCTACGATCCCTTCAAACGTACATGCCCCGACGAGGAATCGATTTTTCTTCCGGTTTGCGAATATAGCAGAGGGCATGCTTGAAAATTAAAACTTCTGACGCAGGAGCTTCTCCGGAGGTTGTAATGCTGATGAGATACGGGTTCATCCAGTTAATCTTTCCTTTGACCACACCGTCACCAAGGGTCCCAAATTCGAGAACTTCCTCCTTGCTTAACTGGGCTTCAAACTCATCGGGATCTGATGAAAGCCCCAATTCTGTATGTAACCGTTGAATCTCTTGTTTGAGTAGATTAATATCTTCTCGATTTTGATGAATCTGCTTCTCTAAAGTCTCGACAGCTGCAAAGCTGATTGCTTCTTTAGGCATTGTTGGTCAGTGCCCTCCAGCGGTTAATTGATGCTTGTTGATTGTCGGATGGAGCCGTGGCATAGATTAGACAGTGCCATACCACAATAGCTTTTGACGGAAACAGAGACAAAGCATAGCATCTCAAGAAATCCTTGTCAAGGGTTTTTAATCTATCGGAATGACCCGAATCCGTAGGCGGGGCATCTGGTCTCCGCGCCGTAACCTTGACCGGGGGATCGAGTTACAGAAGAATTAAATGACCCTAATCAACAGGCGTGAGCGGTTCTATTTGAAACCTATCGTCATATAGCGGATTTTTTCCTTGATAAGCGTCGCCGATCTTGTTACAATGAAAGACATTTCAAAGTGGCAATTCAACTTAGGAGGAAAATAACATGGGCGAAGCATTAGGATTGATTGAAACAAGAGGTTTAGTCGGTGCAATCGAAGCAGCAGATTCAATGGTCAAAGCCGCCAACGTAACACTGGTTAGCAAAGAAGAGATTGGCGGTGGTTTGGTCACCGTCATGGTTCGTGGTGATGTTGGGGCGGTTCAAGCCGCAGTGGAAGCAGGTGCTGAAGCCGCAAAGGTTGTTGGTGAATTAATCTCTGTGCACGTCATTCCGCGTCCACACGCAGAAGTTGAAAATATGTTGACTCGTGGATAACTGTCATCCCAAACCGTTCGGCTAGCTCAAGGCAGGCGCTCAGTCGATCTGTCCTACATAGATCGAGAATTCGTGCCAGAAGCCCGAATTTCGTAGCCGTATCATAGATTAAGGAGGTCCGTATGGCAGAAATCAACGAATCACAGATTGAGGAGATTGTTGCGCAGGTCATCAGGAATCTTCAGAGTGACGGGCAACGTTTGACAACAACAACACCTCAACCCGCAGCTACTAGTGCGTCCGACACGGGAATCTTTGCTACCGTAGAACAAGCGATTGCCGCTGCCAAAGCCGCACAGGTGGAATTCGTGAAGCTCGGCTTTGCCAAGCGTCGGGAAATCATTGAAGCGATTAGGCAAACCTCACTTGAGCATTCAAGATCTCTCGCAGAAATTGCCGTCGAAGACACCAAAATGGGAGTTGTCGAGCATAAGGTGATGAAGAATGATGGTGGGGCAAACCTTTCGCCCGGCGTGGAAGATTTGAGCTCGGAAGCGACAACCGGAGATACCGGATTGCTGCTTGTGGAGTATCTTCCCTTTGGTGTGATTAATTCAATCACGCCGACCACAAATCCGACATCAACTGTCATCAACCACGCAATCATTATGCTCGCAGCTGGAAATTCGATTGTGTTCAGTCCACACCCGAATGCGCAGCGATGCACGCAGGAGACGATGCAGGTCATCAACGCAGCAGTTATCAGAGCAGGAGGACCGCCCAATATGCTCACCGCCGTTTCAGACGCGACACTGCGGCGGGCGAAGGAAATTATGGACCACGCGGATATCGCGATGGTCGTTGCCACAGGCGGCGGCAGCGTTGTGAGAGCCGCGCTTACCAGCGGCAAGAAAGCGATCGCAGCGGGACCCGGCAACCCGCCAGCAATTATCGACGAAACCGCAGACTTGGCGAAAGCAGCGAAGGAGGTCATCATCGGAAACAGCTTTGACAACAACCTACTCTGCATCGGCGAAAAAGCCCTCTTTGTCGTTGACTCTGTCGCTGATGAAGTTATCCGTGAGCTGCAAAACAGCGGCGGTTACTTGACCAATCCGCGCGAGAGGCAGGCTGTCGAAAATGTTGTCATCCAAGATGGCGATCCCAACATCGACTACATCGGTAAAGATGCGAGCGTTATCCTTGACGCAGCAGACATACGGGCGACAACAGGGACGGTTTCCGTCGTCGTTGAAGTCCCCGCCGACCACACCTTTGTTGTTGATGAATACCTGATGCCGGTGCTTCCGGTGGTTCGGGTGAGCGACTTTGATGAAGCGTTGAAAGGTGCCTTGGCAGCAGATGGGGGACGTGGACATACCGCAATGCTCCACACCAACAACAGTGCACGAATCACGCAATTTACACAGGCGATGAACTGCAACGTTACCGTTGTGAACGCACCATCCTACGCTTGCGCTGGGATTGATGGTGAAGGATTCCTCGCGATGACGATTGCGGGTCCCACCGGCGAAGGGTTTACATGTCCACGCACTTTCACCCGTCAGCAACGATTAACCGTTGCAGGAGAGTTGTCCGCTCACACATTGTAAGGGTATCTATAGTGGATCTTAGAATTAATGAAACACCCCAAACCGAACCGCATTGCCCTCAAGCCCGGTAGTTGCGGTTTCACCCGCACCGCATCGGCGCAGTTGGAAACAGCGCCTACCATACACGGGGAGCGAAAATGTCTATCTGTTTTTAGAATTCACCATAAATGATGAAGTTTTGCCCCATTTTCCTCCTAATTGTGCTAGCAATATGTCAATGGGGATACGCCGACACGATCTCCCCTTCACCCGCCGCAGAAGGTGGCCCCGCATCCGCCGAAACGGAATAAATCGCCGATAGCTCATGTTAAGAAATCGTGCAACAGCACGTAGGTTGGGTTGAACGGAAAGCCATCAAGAGTTACATACAGAAGTGAGACTTTTGAGGGCTCAGACCGATTCCAATTGCCGACATACGAGTGACCCCCAACATTTCATCTAAGGAGATACAGATGGAAAAACTCGCCATCCACGGTGGACCAAAGGTAAGAACCGAACCCTTCCCAGAACGTACCCCATTCGGGGAACGTGAGGAGGAACTGCTGCTTCAGGCGGTGCGCAGTCANNNNNNNNNNNNNNNNNNNNNNNNNNNNNNNNNNNNNNNNNNNNNNNNNNNNNNNNNNNNNNNNNNNNNNNNNNNNNNNNNNNNNNNNNNNNNNNNNNGTCGTCAATCCCAACCCCGGCGACGAAATCATCACCGCGCCGATCACCGATCCCGGCAGCGTGATGCCGATTCTCATGCAGAACGCCGTACCCGTCTTCGCCGATGTAGACCCCAAGACGCTGAACATGACCCCCGAATCCATTGAGGCGAACATTACCGACCGTACCCGCGCCATTATTCTGGTGCATCTGTTTGGTCACCCATGCGACATCGACGAGGTCGTGAAAATCGCCGAAAAGCATAACGTTATCCTAATCGAAGACTGCTGCCAGACCCACGCAACGAAGTACAAAGGACGCTACGCCGGGACATTTGGGCATATGGGCTGCTTCAGTTTCCAACAATCGAAGCACATGACCACAGGGGACGGCGGGATGATCCTGACCAACGATCAAGATACCTACATCCGTCTGAAACTCTTTTCAGACAAAGGGTGGGATTATCAATACATGGGAGAACGTGACCACGCCTTCCTCGCTCCCAACTACCGCATGACAGAGATGCAGGGTGCTGTCGGCTTGGCGCAACTTGAGAAACTACGGGATGTCGTTGAGCGACGCATCGCGCTCGGCAGGTTGCTCTCTGAACTGATTGCCGACGCACCCGGTGTTGAGCCTGTCCNNNNNNNNNNNNNNNNNNNNNNNNACCGGGCACGACCCCGATGAATTTTGCAAGGCTGTCTCCGCCGAAGGTGTCTCGATGGCTGCCCACTACATCCAAGATCCAATCTATATGCGTGGCGACTTCCTGACGAAAGGACGCACCTACGGCGATAGCCAATTCCCGTTTAACAGTCCGTATATCAGTCGTGAATACCATTACGGTCCCGAACTGGTGCCCGGCGCAGTCGAGGGCTTGAGAACCGTCGCCGTCCGTGGCATCCACGAGCACATGAGCGAGGACGACATTCGGGATACTGCTAAGGCGATCAATAAAGTAGCGCATGGGTTGGCTGGATCGGTGTGATAGTAGAGAACGGAGATCTCCGTTCCATCTTTTCTAAACCACCGGGGTAATACGTATGTCTCCCGCGCTCCTGTAGGTCGAGATTCATATCTCGACACAAAGTGTTGATTATGGAAATCGATTGATTCAAATTGCCTAAGTCGTAACCCGTAGCACCAGAGGTGCGACATGTGTATGGATAGGTGAAATGTCATGGGTAAATGGTCGGAGGGTCATGATTCGGAGGGTACACTCCCTACGTCCGTTTTCTGTAGGAGGGAATTCCAATTCCCGCTCTTGCTACCCGAAGAGCCGTCAACCTTCTCCTTCTCAGCGGACTTGGTGAAAGGTTGCAGCAGCGGCGTGCTATTTCAAGTCCGTCTCAACGGTCAAACTTACTTTGAAATCTTCAAAGATACCTTTGATTGGACGGACGGTAGCATCTCCCTCGCTCAGTTTGCTGGTAAACCTGTACTGTTGGAATTGGTAGCAGACCCCGGTGAAACCACAATTTGCGATTCGGCGTTTTGGGCAGACCTCCACATCACCGCTGCGCCCAACCCCGACGCCAACCTTGATGGACGCATTAATGTCCTCGACCTCATCCTTGTCGCAAGTAGTTTCGGTGAGCAACCCCCTAGCAACCCACAGGCGGATACCAACAAAGATGGCGTGGTCAATCTCCTAGACCTCGTCTTCGTCGCGGAGCATCTGAGTCAAAACGCCGCTGCACCTTCCCAACTAGCTCTCATCAAATCTATCCCATCTTCCGCCAAAGAAATAATTGCAGCACAGCGGGCTTTGACCGAGTTAGAAGCGATGCCAAACAAATCACACGGCGTTCGCCACTACCTATCCATCGCGGACCGGAACGTCCTAGAGACCAAACTCCTGCTCAACTATCCCAACCCGTTCAACCCCGACACATGGATACCGTATCAGCTATCGGAAGGGTCAACGGTCACTGTCAAAATCTAC is a window from the Candidatus Poribacteria bacterium genome containing:
- a CDS encoding NAD(P)-dependent oxidoreductase, which codes for MATTIDPQSTKIGWVGTGVMGRWMCQHIMDLGYSATVYNRTKAKAQPLLDDGASWADSPSEVAAASDVIFSIVGFPPDVREVYLGDNGILKGAKSGSLIVDMTTTEPSLAQEIYAAAKPLGVSSIDAPVSGGDVGAREARLSIMVGGDADAVETVMPLFDAMGGNIVHQGGAGAGQHTKMCNQITIAGTMAGVCEALLYGYKAGLDLETMLSSISGGAAACWSLDNLAPRILQRNFDPGFFVEHFIKDMGIALDEAKKMNLSLPGLALVHQLYLAVQAQGHGRLGTQALMLALEQMSSTELS
- a CDS encoding GDP-mannose 4,6-dehydratase; this translates as MKAYVTGGTGFIGSHLVEHLVDQGYHVTCLIRKTSNLRWLDHLLTSKSSQVELVIGDLHDFDVLVEHIRGVDLVFHLAGLTKAPDAATYDRVNAKGTKRLIEACLGVQTSLDRFVYCSSLAAVGPSRDATPNTEDVTPQPLTDYGSSKLKGEMIVTVIRPPAVYGPRDADIFLFFQMINRGVIPILGDADKLLSLVHVKDLVAGIYTAAASERAIGETYFLTDGDIHTWRGIERVIADALEKRPIKLKVPFFLLDFISIFAEAAAKITRQTPTLNRQKVQDLKQRFWICDSTKAQKELGYRPTYTLQNGIQGTADWYRANGWL
- a CDS encoding flippase-like domain-containing protein; this translates as MKEFVSRSLNPKNFARGILIFILCTIIGLYLSFLRSDTANIGVVLRSMDGRFLLLAALFMFCDWLSGGARLYIFVRKMSPHVTFLHGLRANLATICIGGITPFQTGGLGHLYIFNRAGVPFSGTVTTGVISFIGTLTFLMLSTGYVVQRAPDFLPKAITLVSQYSLLMFALTLSVFLILLIKPETILLPLTRIQLPERRGFRLAANLLDRLILTLENVIGEHKAFTRMFVTEHKLVCLLSFVFTMGIYMSRFVGGYVVVRALGGDAPFWHVIAVQVIISFVTIFAPSPGASGISEFLIAILMKPLLVSGGIAGATGLYALITRFFTTYCGVAVGGIVLMSQLTKDLRHRKENEEIEE
- a CDS encoding GNAT family N-acetyltransferase, whose amino-acid sequence is MVDFRINMMSCKGATLIQPSIAFESEYLSMAEEFWAKESWVAGENRFQNDRDLIENSFPAYIRRLDEENQNSGLKPGYVPSTTFWLMTNDTQIIGESRLRHWLTTSLEHEGGHIGYVIRPSARRKGYGTRILALTLERARDLGLNRVLLTCDTDNIGSARVIEQNGGKLASQGISNSSGKPISRYWIDF
- the nadC gene encoding carboxylating nicotinate-nucleotide diphosphorylase, which translates into the protein MLNFRSIDPLIELAFAEDIGIGDITTESTVSELQQGVGTILTETEGVIAGLPIAQRVFEKLDPDLNFQMLVADGDCVGCVTPIATVEGSAKSILTGERIALNFLQRLSGTATLTTQFVAATAQYDVKIIDTRKTTAGWRVLQKYAVRLGGGHNHRFGLYDGVLIKDNHIVAAGGVAKAIEQARSVVPHTMKIEVEVDTLDQVAEAQAAGADIILLDNMPVNFMKAAVGEIDKDVLTEASGGITLDQVEAVAATGVNLISVGALTHSAMPLNIRLDLEIK
- a CDS encoding BMC domain-containing protein gives rise to the protein MGEALGLIETRGLVGAIEAADSMVKAANVTLVSKEEIGGGLVTVMVRGDVGAVQAAVEAGAEAAKVVGELISVHVIPRPHAEVENMLTRG
- a CDS encoding aldehyde dehydrogenase, yielding MAEINESQIEEIVAQVIRNLQSDGQRLTTTTPQPAATSASDTGIFATVEQAIAAAKAAQVEFVKLGFAKRREIIEAIRQTSLEHSRSLAEIAVEDTKMGVVEHKVMKNDGGANLSPGVEDLSSEATTGDTGLLLVEYLPFGVINSITPTTNPTSTVINHAIIMLAAGNSIVFSPHPNAQRCTQETMQVINAAVIRAGGPPNMLTAVSDATLRRAKEIMDHADIAMVVATGGGSVVRAALTSGKKAIAAGPGNPPAIIDETADLAKAAKEVIIGNSFDNNLLCIGEKALFVVDSVADEVIRELQNSGGYLTNPRERQAVENVVIQDGDPNIDYIGKDASVILDAADIRATTGTVSVVVEVPADHTFVVDEYLMPVLPVVRVSDFDEALKGALAADGGRGHTAMLHTNNSARITQFTQAMNCNVTVVNAPSYACAGIDGEGFLAMTIAGPTGEGFTCPRTFTRQQRLTVAGELSAHTL
- a CDS encoding DegT/DnrJ/EryC1/StrS family aminotransferase, with amino-acid sequence VVNPNPGDEIITAPITDPGSVMPILMQNAVPVFADVDPKTLNMTPESIEANITDRTRAIILVHLFGHPCDIDEVVKIAEKHNVILIEDCCQTHATKYKGRYAGTFGHMGCFSFQQSKHMTTGDGGMILTNDQDTYIRLKLFSDKGWDYQYMGERDHAFLAPNYRMTEMQGAVGLAQLEKLRDVVERRIALGRLLSELIADAPGVEPV
- a CDS encoding T9SS type A sorting domain-containing protein — encoded protein: MGKWSEGHDSEGTLPTSVFCRREFQFPLLLPEEPSTFSFSADLVKGCSSGVLFQVRLNGQTYFEIFKDTFDWTDGSISLAQFAGKPVLLELVADPGETTICDSAFWADLHITAAPNPDANLDGRINVLDLILVASSFGEQPPSNPQADTNKDGVVNLLDLVFVAEHLSQNAAAPSQLALIKSIPSSAKEIIAAQRALTELEAMPNKSHGVRHYLSIADRNVLETKLLLNYPNPFNPDTWIPYQLSEGSTVTVKIYDVTGSLIRTVNVGHKSVGYYLTRERAVYWDGRNEKGERVSSGVYFYTLSAGDYTETRRMVVVK